One Phaseolus vulgaris cultivar G19833 chromosome 11, P. vulgaris v2.0, whole genome shotgun sequence genomic window carries:
- the LOC137835309 gene encoding uncharacterized protein, producing MPFYLGAFLAVALEWRAQARNAVLQAQTLQALETRVTALEEEKKTLGRQNEAYQTSMKQVQESKAEAEGQLAEAEGQLAEALELQTDFYAREVALKVQVTSLQNIVEAYEKVQKDLKARCCEQTGAMERMEGERASQTQALGLLRADYDKLQVEVNRLRVEKEALEKQVASGDAVIGELEKDKKTLI from the coding sequence atgcctttctacttgggggccttcttggcggtggcccttgaatggcgcgcccaagcCAGAAATGCGGTCCTGCAagctcaaaccctccaggccttggaaacaagggtaactgccctggaggaggaaaagaaaactctgggacgccagaacgaagcttACCAGACCTCCATGAAGCAGgtgcaagagtccaaagcagaggcTGAGGGACAACTGGCAGAGGCTGAGggacaactggcagaggcgtTGGAGCTCCAGACTGACTTCTATgctcgggaagtcgccctcaaAGTTCAGGTGACGAGCCTTCAAAACATAGTCGAAGCTTACGAAAAggttcaaaaggacttgaaggccCGCTGCTGTGAACAAACTGGCGCAATGGAGCGGATGGAAGGGGAAAGGGCGTCCCAGACCCAAGCTCTGGGCCTTCTCCGGGcggactacgacaaactgcaagTCGAGGTCAACCGactccgcgtggagaaggaggctttggaaAAGCAGGTGGCCTCCGGGGACGCCGTCATTGGAGaactagagaaggacaaaaagaccctcatctag